In Rosa chinensis cultivar Old Blush chromosome 1, RchiOBHm-V2, whole genome shotgun sequence, a genomic segment contains:
- the LOC112182517 gene encoding uncharacterized protein LOC112182517 isoform X1, with protein MGLRKLINHQKWRQSYFFLASLVLGFACVIHQVQEASKYKALKTSRMHSISCVTYEARFLCFNNSVDMRKGNMDFLHPCTANRVTESPGFKDEVLINFIHGLLDVKVLTLEEPERGLTIVKLTHVDVPEEDRGSPSHPTANEASTNTKETSKQMNQWMTLMKNSCNDWFEL; from the exons ATGGGTTTGAGAAAGCTAATTAACCATCAAAAGTGGAGGCAGTCATATTTCTTTCTTGCATCTTTGGTTCTCGGATTTGCCTGTGTAATTCATCAAGTGCAAGAGGCCTCCAAGTACAAG GCATTGAAAACTTCCAGAATGCACAGTATTAGTTGTGTCACCTATGAAGCCAGATTCCTCTGCTTCAACAATTCT GTAGACATGAGGAAGGGGAATATGGATTTTTTGCATCCATGTACTGCTAATAGAGTAACTGAGAGTCCCGGGTTTAAAGATGAAGTTCTTATCAACTTCATTCATGGTCTTTTGGATGTAAAG GTGCTTACTCTTGAGGAGCCTGAACGTGGTCTTACCATCGTCAAGCTAACGCATGTGGATGTTCCTGAAGAAGACAG AGGCAGTCCATCACATCCAACAGCAAATGAAGCTTCCACTAACACAAAAGAGACTTCCAAGCAGATGAACCAATGGATGACACTGATGAAGAACTCATGTAATGATTGGTTCGAACTTTGA
- the LOC112182517 gene encoding uncharacterized protein LOC112182517 isoform X3: protein MHSISCVTYEARFLCFNNSVDMRKGNMDFLHPCTANRVTESPGFKDEVLINFIHGLLDVKVLTLEEPERGLTIVKLTHVDVPEEDSAQYFRGSPSHPTANEASTNTKETSKQMNQWMTLMKNSCNDWFEL, encoded by the exons ATGCACAGTATTAGTTGTGTCACCTATGAAGCCAGATTCCTCTGCTTCAACAATTCT GTAGACATGAGGAAGGGGAATATGGATTTTTTGCATCCATGTACTGCTAATAGAGTAACTGAGAGTCCCGGGTTTAAAGATGAAGTTCTTATCAACTTCATTCATGGTCTTTTGGATGTAAAG GTGCTTACTCTTGAGGAGCCTGAACGTGGTCTTACCATCGTCAAGCTAACGCATGTGGATGTTCCTGAAGAAGACAG TGCCCAATATTTCAGAGGCAGTCCATCACATCCAACAGCAAATGAAGCTTCCACTAACACAAAAGAGACTTCCAAGCAGATGAACCAATGGATGACACTGATGAAGAACTCATGTAATGATTGGTTCGAACTTTGA
- the LOC112182517 gene encoding uncharacterized protein LOC112182517 isoform X2 translates to MGLRKLINHQKWRQSYFFLASLVLGFACVIHQVQEASKYKALKTSRMHSISCVTYEARFLCFNNSVDMRKGNMDFLHPCTANRVTESPGFKDEVLINFIHGLLDVKVLTLEEPERGLTIVKLTHVDVPEEDRFRRPVS, encoded by the exons ATGGGTTTGAGAAAGCTAATTAACCATCAAAAGTGGAGGCAGTCATATTTCTTTCTTGCATCTTTGGTTCTCGGATTTGCCTGTGTAATTCATCAAGTGCAAGAGGCCTCCAAGTACAAG GCATTGAAAACTTCCAGAATGCACAGTATTAGTTGTGTCACCTATGAAGCCAGATTCCTCTGCTTCAACAATTCT GTAGACATGAGGAAGGGGAATATGGATTTTTTGCATCCATGTACTGCTAATAGAGTAACTGAGAGTCCCGGGTTTAAAGATGAAGTTCTTATCAACTTCATTCATGGTCTTTTGGATGTAAAG GTGCTTACTCTTGAGGAGCCTGAACGTGGTCTTACCATCGTCAAGCTAACGCATGTGGATGTTCCTGAAGAAGACAG GTTTAGAAGACCTGtatcataa